A window of the Anaerolineae bacterium genome harbors these coding sequences:
- the rpsE gene encoding 30S ribosomal protein S5, protein MTGKPNRGPRRDRREEERDELDERVIDITRVAKVVKGGRHFAFRTVVVVGDNRGRVGVGVGKSRGVPDSIRKGSEHARKAMREIALEGTTIPHEVVGRHGGAEVLLRPASPGTGVIAAGSVRAVLEAVGIHDILTKSRGSSNTLNVAFATLDALLQLKQIDELAAMRGKKPEDIQPFWRRRRQETQA, encoded by the coding sequence ATGACTGGAAAACCGAATCGGGGACCCCGGCGCGACCGCCGCGAAGAAGAACGGGACGAGCTGGACGAGCGCGTCATTGATATCACCCGTGTCGCCAAAGTAGTCAAGGGTGGCCGCCATTTCGCCTTCCGCACCGTCGTTGTCGTTGGCGACAACAGGGGGCGGGTCGGCGTTGGCGTGGGCAAGAGCCGCGGTGTGCCGGATAGCATCCGCAAGGGTTCGGAGCACGCCCGCAAGGCTATGCGGGAGATCGCTCTGGAAGGCACCACCATCCCCCACGAGGTTGTGGGGCGCCATGGCGGGGCAGAGGTGCTGCTGCGCCCGGCCTCGCCGGGCACCGGCGTGATCGCTGCTGGTAGCGTCCGCGCCGTGCTGGAAGCGGTGGGCATCCATGACATCCTGACCAAGAGCCGTGGCAGTTCCAACACCCTGAATGTGGCTTTTGCCACCCTGGACGCGCTGCTCCAGCTCAAGCAGATCGATGAACTGGCGGCGATGCGCGGCAAGAAACCGGAAGACATCCAGCCGTTCTGGCGGCGCCGCAGACAGGAGACCCAGGCATGA
- the rplP gene encoding 50S ribosomal protein L16, with protein MLMPKRVKYRKQMRGRRTGTASRGAKVQFGEYGLQALEPAWITSRQIEACRRSIVRKIRRRGRVWIRIFPDKPVTKRAAETRMGKGKGSVDHWVAVVQPGRVLFEMSDVPEEVAKDALLMAAYKLPIKTKFIKRTDPITGEEMA; from the coding sequence ATGTTGATGCCAAAGCGGGTGAAATACCGCAAACAAATGCGTGGCCGCCGTACCGGGACAGCCTCCCGCGGCGCCAAAGTGCAGTTTGGCGAATACGGCCTGCAGGCGCTGGAACCGGCCTGGATCACCAGCCGCCAGATCGAGGCCTGCCGCCGTTCTATCGTGCGCAAGATTCGCCGCCGCGGGCGCGTCTGGATCCGCATCTTCCCGGACAAACCCGTGACCAAGCGAGCCGCCGAAACCCGTATGGGTAAGGGCAAAGGCTCCGTCGATCACTGGGTGGCCGTGGTGCAGCCCGGCCGTGTCCTGTTTGAGATGTCCGACGTGCCGGAAGAAGTGGCGAAAGACGCGCTGCTGATGGCCGCTTACAAGCTGCCCATCAAGACCAAGTTCATCAAACGCACGGACCCGATCACTGGCGAGGAGATGGCCTGA
- the secY gene encoding preprotein translocase subunit SecY, translating into MIEALKNAFRLPDLRNKLLYTLLILVVYQFAAHVPVPGVNRDALQALFNSEGAGLVNVLNLLSGGAVHNFSVMANGVYPFITAQIIIQLLTPIIPQLEEIQREPGGQEKLNQYTYYLAIPMAALQAWGQINIFTSLAGGEQIVAGFGSDPFITLSTIITMTAGTMFAIWLGNLITEDGIGQGLSVIIFSGIVARVPYNLGRLILNSPNALFNIAVFVGLTVITVIVIVVVQEGVRRIPVQYGKRVRGRKIYGGGSTFVPLRVNTAGMIPLIFAQSIMAFPAVIVSLFPKGPVGDAITNAFGSQRGFTYWFLYFLLVVGFTYFYTDVMIQNQKLSENLQRQGGFIPGLRPGKRTQDFITHVVRRITLVGALFLGLVAVLPGVVQGLNTLFFPEAAGDFGSNPALVISSAGLIIVVGVVIDTMRQLEAQLVMRNYDAFMR; encoded by the coding sequence ATGATCGAGGCTCTGAAGAACGCATTCCGCCTGCCGGATTTGCGCAACAAGCTGCTCTATACCCTGCTGATCCTGGTCGTGTACCAGTTCGCAGCCCATGTGCCCGTGCCGGGTGTGAACCGCGACGCCCTGCAGGCGCTGTTCAACAGCGAGGGCGCGGGGCTGGTCAACGTGCTGAACCTGCTGTCGGGTGGGGCGGTCCACAACTTCAGCGTGATGGCCAACGGCGTTTACCCGTTCATCACCGCCCAGATCATCATCCAGCTCCTGACGCCGATCATCCCGCAGCTGGAAGAAATTCAGCGCGAGCCGGGCGGCCAGGAAAAACTGAACCAGTACACCTACTACCTGGCGATCCCGATGGCGGCGTTGCAGGCCTGGGGGCAGATCAACATCTTCACCAGCCTGGCCGGCGGCGAGCAGATCGTGGCCGGCTTTGGCAGCGATCCGTTCATCACGCTCTCAACGATCATCACCATGACCGCCGGGACAATGTTCGCCATCTGGCTGGGCAACCTGATCACTGAAGACGGCATCGGCCAGGGCCTGAGCGTCATCATTTTCTCCGGCATCGTGGCCCGCGTGCCCTATAACTTGGGTCGCCTGATCCTCAACAGCCCTAACGCGCTGTTCAACATCGCGGTTTTCGTGGGCCTGACGGTCATCACCGTCATCGTCATCGTGGTGGTACAGGAAGGCGTGCGGCGCATCCCGGTGCAGTATGGCAAGCGCGTGCGTGGCCGTAAGATTTACGGCGGCGGCAGCACATTTGTCCCGCTGCGCGTCAACACGGCAGGCATGATCCCGCTGATCTTCGCCCAGAGCATCATGGCCTTCCCGGCAGTGATCGTCAGCCTGTTCCCCAAGGGGCCGGTAGGGGACGCCATCACCAATGCCTTCGGCAGCCAGCGGGGCTTCACCTACTGGTTCCTGTACTTCCTGCTGGTGGTGGGCTTCACCTACTTCTACACCGACGTCATGATCCAGAACCAGAAGCTGTCGGAAAATCTGCAGCGGCAGGGCGGTTTCATCCCCGGCCTGCGGCCCGGCAAGCGCACCCAGGACTTCATCACCCACGTGGTGCGGCGGATCACGCTGGTGGGCGCGCTCTTCCTGGGGCTGGTTGCTGTCCTGCCCGGTGTTGTACAGGGCCTCAATACCCTGTTCTTCCCGGAGGCGGCAGGGGACTTCGGCAGCAATCCTGCGCTCGTGATCAGCAGCGCTGGCTTGATCATCGTGGTCGGTGTGGTGATCGACACCATGCGCCAGCTGGAAGCGCAGCTGGTGATGCGCAACTACGACGCCTTTATGCGTTAG
- a CDS encoding 50S ribosomal protein L18, translated as MAKTSKKYVARLRRHRRIRAHLSGTAERPRLNVFRSSEHIYAQVIDDQAGRTLVSASTIDGELRKQCADLNKTEAARIVGKALAARAKQAGITTVVFDRGGWKYQGRVKALAEGAREGGLEF; from the coding sequence ATGGCTAAGACAAGTAAGAAGTATGTTGCGCGTCTGCGTCGGCACCGCCGCATCCGTGCGCATCTCTCTGGCACGGCAGAACGGCCACGCCTGAACGTCTTCCGCAGCAGCGAGCACATTTACGCTCAGGTGATCGACGACCAGGCCGGGCGTACCCTGGTCTCGGCCTCGACGATTGACGGCGAACTGCGCAAGCAGTGCGCCGACCTGAATAAGACCGAAGCTGCCCGCATCGTTGGCAAGGCGCTGGCCGCGCGGGCCAAGCAGGCAGGCATTACCACTGTTGTCTTTGACCGCGGCGGCTGGAAGTATCAGGGCCGGGTGAAGGCCCTGGCTGAAGGCGCCCGTGAAGGTGGCTTGGAGTTCTAG
- a CDS encoding 50S ribosomal protein L24, with the protein MQRIKKGDTVEVIAGKDLGKRGEVLRVLPKENRVVVAQVNIAKKHQRPMQAGRQQIQPGIIEFEAPLHASNVMLVCPKCSARTRVGFRINEDGRKVRVCRKCGADID; encoded by the coding sequence ATGCAACGCATCAAGAAAGGCGACACCGTTGAGGTCATCGCGGGCAAGGACCTGGGCAAGCGCGGCGAAGTCCTGCGCGTGCTGCCCAAGGAAAACCGCGTCGTCGTGGCGCAGGTGAATATCGCCAAGAAGCACCAGCGCCCTATGCAGGCCGGGCGGCAGCAGATCCAGCCCGGAATCATCGAGTTCGAGGCGCCGCTGCACGCGAGCAACGTTATGCTGGTGTGCCCCAAGTGCAGCGCGCGGACCCGCGTCGGCTTCCGCATCAATGAAGACGGGCGCAAGGTGCGGGTCTGCCGCAAGTGCGGCGCCGATATTGACTGA
- a CDS encoding adenylate kinase, translating to MYLIIMGVQGAGKGTQAAAIKERLNIPHITSGGLFRAMKDQDTPLARQVQAIMARGELVPDDVTIQVVRERLMQPDAARGFILDGFPRTRPQAEALDALMNALGQQITAVLYLHIDDDEAVERISGRLQCTLNEQHIYHRRYNPPSVEGVCDVDGGRLFTRDDDQPEAVRKRIAEFHHKTRPLLDYYRERGLLREIAADRPIEAVTEAILQMLQADQAE from the coding sequence ATGTACCTGATCATCATGGGGGTCCAGGGCGCGGGCAAAGGCACTCAGGCTGCTGCTATCAAAGAGCGGTTGAACATCCCGCACATCACCAGCGGCGGGTTGTTCCGTGCCATGAAGGACCAGGATACCCCCCTGGCTCGCCAGGTGCAGGCCATCATGGCCCGCGGGGAACTGGTGCCGGATGATGTCACCATCCAGGTGGTCCGCGAACGGCTGATGCAGCCCGATGCCGCCCGCGGTTTCATCCTGGACGGCTTCCCGCGGACCCGCCCCCAGGCGGAGGCGCTTGACGCGCTGATGAACGCGCTGGGCCAGCAGATCACCGCTGTGCTTTACCTCCACATCGACGACGATGAGGCGGTTGAACGGATCAGCGGGCGGTTGCAGTGCACGCTGAACGAACAGCATATCTATCATCGGCGCTACAACCCGCCCAGTGTCGAGGGCGTGTGCGATGTCGATGGTGGGCGGCTCTTTACCCGCGACGATGACCAGCCGGAAGCCGTCCGCAAGCGCATCGCCGAGTTCCACCACAAGACCCGCCCGCTGCTGGACTACTACCGCGAGCGCGGGCTGCTGCGGGAGATCGCGGCGGACCGGCCTATCGAGGCAGTGACCGAGGCCATCCTGCAGATGCTGCAGGCCGATCAGGCTGAGTGA
- the rplN gene encoding 50S ribosomal protein L14, with the protein MIQNESRLVIADNTGAREILVIRILGGSKRKTATVGDIFIGAIKSAAPQGAVKKSEVVRAVVVRTAKEYRRSDGSYIKFDDNAAVILDGDTKNPKGTRIFGPVARELRDKGFMKIVSLAPETL; encoded by the coding sequence ATGATTCAGAACGAGAGTCGGCTGGTCATTGCCGACAACACCGGCGCACGCGAGATCCTGGTCATTCGCATCCTGGGCGGCTCCAAGCGGAAGACCGCCACGGTCGGTGATATCTTCATCGGCGCCATCAAGTCGGCAGCGCCCCAGGGCGCGGTCAAGAAGAGCGAAGTTGTGCGCGCTGTCGTCGTCCGCACAGCCAAGGAATATCGCCGCAGCGACGGTTCCTACATCAAGTTTGACGACAACGCCGCGGTGATCCTGGACGGGGATACCAAGAACCCCAAGGGCACCCGTATCTTCGGGCCGGTCGCCCGTGAGCTGCGTGACAAGGGCTTCATGAAGATCGTCTCGCTGGCTCCTGAAACGCTGTAA
- the rpmD gene encoding 50S ribosomal protein L30, which produces MSTKALKVTLVKSVIGYTERQKRTVRALGLHRMNQSVLHADTPQVRGMIAKVVHLVNVEEVERNETA; this is translated from the coding sequence ATGAGCACCAAAGCCCTGAAAGTCACCCTGGTCAAGAGCGTCATCGGTTACACCGAGCGGCAAAAGCGCACCGTCCGCGCCCTGGGGTTGCACAGGATGAACCAGAGCGTGCTCCACGCCGACACGCCCCAGGTCCGGGGCATGATCGCCAAGGTGGTGCACCTGGTGAATGTCGAGGAAGTTGAGCGCAATGAAACTGCATGA
- the rplE gene encoding 50S ribosomal protein L5, whose protein sequence is MPRLKQRYQDEVVPALMKEFNFANVMQVPRVAKVVVNVGVGEALDNPKALEFAVADVRTITGQNPVVTKARKSIAAFKLREGRSIGVKVDVRGERMWSLLDRLFNVALPRMRDFQGVSPDGFDGRGNYTLGLREQLIFPEIQYDKIDKVRGMEITIVTTARNDEEGRALLRLLGMPFARN, encoded by the coding sequence ATTCCGCGTCTCAAGCAACGCTACCAGGACGAAGTCGTCCCGGCGTTGATGAAGGAATTCAATTTTGCCAACGTGATGCAGGTGCCGCGCGTTGCCAAGGTCGTGGTCAACGTTGGCGTGGGCGAAGCCCTGGATAACCCCAAGGCGCTGGAGTTCGCCGTGGCGGACGTGCGCACGATCACCGGCCAGAACCCGGTCGTCACCAAAGCCCGCAAGAGCATCGCCGCCTTCAAGCTGCGTGAAGGCCGTTCGATCGGGGTCAAGGTCGATGTGCGCGGCGAGCGCATGTGGTCGCTGCTGGACCGCCTGTTCAATGTCGCCTTGCCCCGCATGCGCGACTTCCAGGGCGTCAGCCCGGATGGATTTGACGGGCGTGGCAATTACACGCTGGGCCTGCGCGAGCAGCTCATCTTCCCGGAAATCCAGTACGACAAGATCGACAAGGTGCGTGGGATGGAAATCACCATCGTCACCACCGCCAGGAACGACGAGGAAGGGCGCGCACTGTTGCGCCTGCTGGGCATGCCGTTTGCCCGCAATTAA
- the rpsH gene encoding 30S ribosomal protein S8, translating into MHSDPIADMLTRIRNGLMAGHTTVKIPNSKLKQEIARILKEEGYIVDYRLGDEKPFPMINVELKYYGDRRHRRPVITGLERISRPGRRVYSGRRDLPWVLSGMGIAIVSTSQGVMTADEARRRGVGGEVLCKVW; encoded by the coding sequence ATGCATAGCGACCCTATCGCAGACATGCTCACGCGGATCCGTAACGGCTTGATGGCGGGACACACCACGGTGAAGATCCCCAACTCCAAGCTTAAGCAGGAGATCGCGCGCATTCTCAAAGAAGAAGGGTATATCGTTGACTATCGGCTCGGCGACGAAAAGCCGTTCCCGATGATCAACGTGGAACTGAAGTACTACGGCGATCGCCGTCACCGCCGCCCGGTTATCACCGGCCTGGAGCGCATCAGCCGTCCGGGTCGCCGCGTCTATAGCGGACGCCGCGACCTGCCCTGGGTGCTCAGCGGCATGGGCATCGCCATCGTGTCGACCTCGCAGGGCGTCATGACCGCCGACGAAGCCCGTCGTCGGGGCGTTGGCGGCGAAGTCCTCTGCAAAGTGTGGTAA
- the rplO gene encoding 50S ribosomal protein L15, whose translation MKLHDLRPNPGAKKKKTRIGRGIAAGGGKTSGRGTKGQGARSGPNKGLYFEGGQLPLARRLPFKRGFNNIFRIEYQEVNLDALAERFESGATVTPASLAERGLIRDAQRPVVVLGRGELDKPLTVQAHRFSSAAQQKIEAAGGRVETLKLALTGALATVKKLRKEQLAALKSRQQAG comes from the coding sequence ATGAAACTGCATGACCTGCGTCCTAATCCGGGCGCCAAGAAGAAGAAAACACGCATCGGTCGCGGTATCGCTGCTGGCGGGGGCAAGACCTCCGGGCGCGGTACCAAGGGCCAGGGCGCGCGCAGCGGCCCGAACAAGGGCCTCTACTTTGAGGGTGGTCAGCTGCCGCTGGCCCGCCGTTTGCCCTTCAAGCGCGGCTTCAACAACATCTTCCGCATCGAGTACCAGGAAGTCAACCTGGACGCCCTGGCCGAGCGGTTTGAGAGCGGTGCGACTGTCACCCCCGCCAGTCTGGCCGAGCGCGGCCTGATCCGCGACGCCCAGCGGCCGGTGGTTGTCCTGGGTCGCGGCGAACTGGACAAGCCTCTCACCGTCCAGGCGCATCGCTTCTCCAGCGCCGCCCAGCAGAAGATCGAAGCGGCAGGTGGCAGGGTTGAAACGCTCAAGCTGGCGCTGACCGGCGCGCTGGCGACTGTCAAGAAACTGCGCAAGGAGCAACTTGCGGCGCTGAAGTCCCGCCAGCAGGCTGGCTGA
- a CDS encoding type Z 30S ribosomal protein S14: MAKKSIVAREKRRKYKIRVRNRCQYVDPNSGKICGRPRGYIRRFGLCRIHFRELALQGKIPGVVKSSW; encoded by the coding sequence ATGGCCAAGAAGTCCATTGTCGCCCGTGAAAAGCGACGCAAGTACAAAATCCGCGTGCGCAACCGCTGCCAGTATGTAGACCCGAATTCGGGCAAGATCTGTGGTCGCCCACGCGGCTACATCCGTCGCTTCGGCCTGTGCCGTATTCACTTCCGTGAACTGGCGCTCCAGGGCAAGATTCCTGGTGTCGTCAAGTCGAGCTGGTAG
- the rpsC gene encoding 30S ribosomal protein S3, which translates to MGRKIHPIGFRLKVNRDWDARWFAEGDRYRELLQEDFEIRRKIMAEGERAAISRVDIERFPNQVVTTLYTAKPGIVIGRKGENVKELRTALEALTGKKVKIEVEEIAKPDMDAILVARNIASQLERRISHSRAMKRAVTQAMRQGAQGIRVQVSGRLGGSEMARREWQVDGRVPRNTLRANIDYGTAEALTGFGRIGVKVWIYKGTQLPEEQPAEPADVYVSQ; encoded by the coding sequence ATGGGCCGTAAAATCCATCCAATCGGCTTCCGCCTGAAGGTTAATCGTGACTGGGACGCCCGCTGGTTCGCCGAGGGCGATCGCTACCGCGAGCTGCTGCAGGAAGACTTCGAAATCCGCCGCAAGATCATGGCCGAAGGCGAACGGGCCGCGATCTCCCGCGTGGACATCGAGCGCTTCCCCAACCAGGTCGTGACCACGCTCTACACCGCCAAGCCGGGCATCGTCATCGGGCGCAAGGGCGAGAATGTCAAGGAATTGCGCACCGCCCTGGAGGCCCTGACCGGCAAGAAGGTCAAGATCGAGGTTGAGGAGATTGCCAAGCCCGATATGGACGCCATCCTGGTGGCTCGCAATATCGCCAGCCAGCTGGAGCGCCGGATCAGCCACAGCCGGGCTATGAAGCGTGCCGTCACCCAGGCCATGCGCCAGGGAGCACAGGGCATCCGTGTGCAGGTCAGCGGGCGCCTGGGCGGTTCTGAAATGGCTCGCCGCGAGTGGCAGGTCGATGGCCGCGTGCCGCGTAACACCCTGCGCGCCAATATCGACTACGGGACGGCGGAAGCCCTGACCGGTTTCGGGCGGATCGGTGTCAAAGTCTGGATCTACAAGGGCACCCAGCTGCCCGAAGAGCAGCCTGCCGAACCTGCCGACGTGTACGTCAGCCAGTAG
- the rpmC gene encoding 50S ribosomal protein L29 yields MQPKDIRQMGDAEIRSAIEDAKTELFNLRFQRAAGSLENTSRLRALRKDIARLYTILREREIAAALVRQEGKDNA; encoded by the coding sequence ATGCAACCCAAAGACATCCGCCAGATGGGCGACGCTGAGATCCGTAGCGCGATCGAAGACGCCAAGACCGAGCTGTTTAACCTGCGCTTCCAGCGGGCCGCTGGCAGCCTGGAGAATACCAGCCGTCTGCGCGCCCTGCGCAAGGATATCGCCCGCCTGTATACCATCCTGCGGGAACGTGAGATTGCTGCCGCGCTCGTCCGGCAGGAGGGGAAGGACAATGCCTAA
- the rpsQ gene encoding 30S ribosomal protein S17 codes for MPNSRRRLVGRVISNKMDKTVVVAVETAVQHRLYGKIIRTTKKYLAHDESNAIPVGSVVRIVESRPLSKRKRWVVEAVLTQGSEVTAEVMAAEAEALEAGDVAAVTHHASDKE; via the coding sequence ATGCCTAATTCCCGGCGGCGGCTGGTTGGCCGCGTGATCAGTAACAAGATGGACAAGACCGTGGTGGTGGCCGTGGAGACCGCCGTCCAGCACAGGCTGTATGGCAAGATCATCCGCACCACCAAGAAGTACCTGGCTCACGACGAATCGAACGCTATCCCGGTTGGGAGTGTCGTACGCATTGTCGAGAGTCGCCCGCTCAGCAAGCGCAAGCGCTGGGTGGTAGAAGCGGTGCTGACCCAGGGTTCCGAGGTGACGGCTGAAGTGATGGCCGCCGAGGCGGAAGCCCTGGAAGCAGGGGATGTCGCTGCGGTGACTCATCACGCCAGCGACAAGGAGTAG
- the rplF gene encoding 50S ribosomal protein L6: protein MSRIGKKPITLPAKVQVEIKGPDVTVKGPKGELHRSFHPDMQIAEENGQLVITRPTDQRHHRALHGLTRALLSNMVTGVSQGFRKEMEIVGVGYSAQMDGNKLVLKLGFSHDVVIEPPENIKFSVEERGRFIIVEGIDKQTVGQVAADIRRWRPPEPYHGKGIRYRDEVVRRKAGKAGKAG from the coding sequence ATGTCTCGAATTGGTAAGAAACCCATTACCCTGCCAGCCAAGGTCCAGGTGGAAATCAAGGGGCCAGACGTGACCGTCAAAGGTCCCAAGGGCGAACTGCACCGTTCCTTCCACCCCGATATGCAGATCGCGGAAGAAAATGGCCAGCTCGTCATCACCCGCCCGACCGACCAGCGCCATCACCGCGCCCTGCATGGCCTGACCCGCGCCCTGCTCAGCAACATGGTGACCGGGGTCAGCCAGGGCTTCCGCAAGGAGATGGAGATCGTCGGGGTGGGTTACAGCGCCCAGATGGACGGCAACAAGCTGGTCCTCAAGCTGGGGTTCTCCCACGACGTGGTCATCGAGCCGCCGGAGAACATCAAGTTTTCGGTGGAAGAGCGCGGGCGGTTCATCATCGTAGAAGGCATTGACAAGCAAACGGTCGGCCAGGTTGCGGCTGATATCCGCCGGTGGCGCCCGCCGGAGCCGTACCATGGCAAGGGCATCCGCTACCGTGATGAGGTCGTGCGCCGCAAGGCCGGCAAAGCCGGGAAGGCGGGGTAG